One Methylophaga marina DNA window includes the following coding sequences:
- a CDS encoding rhodanese-like domain-containing protein, protein MSLTAMDLVKRAKSEINEISCEEATSMLDGATVIDVREPAEYEAGHIDNALPIPRGMLEFSLNSHQSLTNLEQAIIVYCKSGGRSALAAQTLQTMGYQHVYSIAGGFDAWLQTNN, encoded by the coding sequence ATGAGCCTAACTGCAATGGATTTGGTCAAACGAGCCAAAAGTGAAATTAATGAAATCAGCTGTGAAGAAGCGACGTCCATGTTGGATGGTGCCACGGTCATTGATGTCAGAGAACCAGCAGAATATGAGGCAGGCCACATAGACAATGCATTGCCTATTCCCAGAGGTATGCTTGAGTTTTCACTGAATTCTCACCAATCACTGACTAACCTTGAGCAAGCCATTATTGTTTACTGCAAATCAGGTGGACGATCCGCATTGGCTGCCCAAACGTTACAAACGATGGGTTATCAACATGTTTACTCTATCGCCGGTGGATTTGATGCTTGGCTACAGACGAATAACTAA
- a CDS encoding HvfB family MNIO-type RiPP peptide maturase: MAHPSCPVSGTGLGLRRQFIEELLELGNPDIDFMEVAPENWMGLGGKYAKQFTAACERFPMMCHGLSLSIGSPAPLDVAFLKQLKQFFDKHQIVSYSEHLSFCSDDGHLYDLMPIPFTAESVRYVSARIKQVQDILERQLIIENVSYYAAPGQEMTEVDFTREVLEEANCGLLLDVNNVYVNSINHGYDAKHFIDAMPTDRIAYLHIAGHYNEAEDLIVDTHGADIVDPVWQLLSHTYDRHGIIPTLLERDFNIPSLSHLFDEMTIIRQYQQQLYDMQARHG; this comes from the coding sequence ATGGCGCACCCATCATGTCCGGTCTCAGGAACAGGCCTTGGACTACGCCGACAATTTATTGAAGAACTCTTAGAATTGGGCAATCCTGATATCGACTTTATGGAAGTCGCGCCAGAGAACTGGATGGGACTCGGTGGCAAATATGCCAAGCAATTCACGGCTGCTTGTGAACGCTTTCCGATGATGTGTCATGGTTTATCACTGTCTATAGGTAGCCCTGCACCACTCGATGTCGCTTTTCTCAAACAGTTGAAACAGTTTTTCGACAAGCATCAAATCGTTAGTTATAGCGAGCATTTAAGCTTTTGCAGTGATGATGGCCACCTTTATGACTTAATGCCAATTCCGTTTACTGCTGAGTCTGTTCGTTATGTGTCAGCGCGTATTAAGCAGGTTCAGGATATTCTGGAAAGACAACTTATTATAGAAAATGTGTCGTATTACGCCGCCCCAGGCCAAGAAATGACTGAAGTGGATTTCACACGAGAGGTACTAGAAGAAGCAAATTGTGGTCTGTTATTAGATGTAAATAATGTTTATGTGAACAGTATCAATCATGGCTATGACGCCAAGCACTTTATCGATGCGATGCCGACGGATCGAATTGCGTATCTCCATATTGCCGGACATTACAATGAAGCAGAGGATTTGATTGTCGATACTCATGGTGCTGATATTGTCGACCCTGTCTGGCAGCTCCTCAGTCATACTTACGACCGGCATGGCATTATCCCTACCCTGCTCGAGCGTGACTTTAATATTCCTTCTCTGTCACATTTGTTTGATGAGATGACGATCATCAGACAATATCAACAACAGCTATATGATATGCAGGCTCGACATGGCTAA
- a CDS encoding HvfC family RiPP maturation protein, whose translation MANQFQETQYQFVAYIRDPEHQPIPDQLESRRMAIYRDLFFNNIDSTLSSAFPVIRQLMNENDWLALVRSFMKNHFCQSPRFVDVSKEFIEYLNQQHDVNETMPFLHELAHYEWVELALSIAEEEWQCSEIDEKTNMLAMSYQGSPLAWLLSFHFPVHQICDDFQPTTPSEQPHYLLVYRNKTDDVKFIELNGLSAHLFEQISQGEDVESVIDVIAKAMPQLDYQLIKNGAKELITDWLSKGILLVRQA comes from the coding sequence ATGGCTAATCAGTTTCAAGAAACACAATATCAGTTTGTCGCCTATATCCGAGATCCTGAACATCAGCCTATTCCAGACCAGCTGGAAAGCCGTCGAATGGCGATTTACCGCGATTTATTTTTTAATAATATTGACAGCACCTTATCCAGTGCTTTTCCCGTTATACGGCAACTGATGAACGAAAATGACTGGCTGGCACTGGTCAGATCCTTTATGAAAAATCATTTTTGCCAATCACCTCGGTTTGTTGATGTCTCAAAAGAGTTTATTGAATATTTGAATCAACAGCATGACGTAAATGAAACCATGCCTTTTTTGCATGAGCTGGCTCATTATGAGTGGGTTGAATTGGCATTAAGTATTGCCGAGGAAGAATGGCAATGTAGTGAGATTGATGAAAAAACCAATATGTTGGCCATGTCTTATCAAGGCTCTCCCCTGGCCTGGCTATTAAGTTTCCATTTTCCTGTACATCAGATTTGTGATGATTTTCAGCCGACCACGCCATCTGAACAGCCTCATTATCTGCTGGTATATCGCAATAAAACGGATGACGTAAAGTTCATCGAACTCAATGGTTTAAGCGCACATCTCTTCGAGCAAATCAGCCAGGGAGAAGACGTTGAGTCGGTTATTGATGTTATTGCCAAAGCCATGCCACAACTTGATTATCAGCTGATAAAAAATGGCGCCAAAGAGTTAATAACAGACTGGTTATCAAAAGGCATTTTGCTGGTGAGACAGGCATAA
- a CDS encoding bifunctional 4-hydroxy-2-oxoglutarate aldolase/2-dehydro-3-deoxy-phosphogluconate aldolase produces MSKTIQEIMKVSPIVPVMVINNVEHAVPLAKALVKGGLKVLEITLRTDAALESIRRIKAEVPDAIVGAGTIINIETLNAAIDAGAEFIVSPGTTEKLIDAALKTGVPLLPGVADPSQAMALLEKGITAMKFFPAEAAGGVPMLKSIGAPIPQITFCPTGGVNQKNVKDYYSLPNVGCVGGSWMCAASLVDAENWDEITRLSAEAIELATA; encoded by the coding sequence ATGTCTAAAACAATTCAAGAGATCATGAAAGTATCGCCGATTGTACCGGTGATGGTTATCAATAATGTTGAACATGCTGTGCCCTTAGCTAAAGCTTTGGTTAAAGGTGGTTTGAAGGTTCTGGAAATTACTCTAAGAACAGATGCAGCACTTGAATCTATCCGTCGCATCAAAGCTGAAGTGCCTGATGCTATCGTTGGTGCTGGTACTATCATCAACATCGAAACACTCAATGCAGCGATTGATGCAGGCGCTGAGTTTATCGTCAGCCCTGGTACCACAGAAAAATTGATTGATGCAGCATTAAAAACCGGCGTGCCTTTATTACCTGGTGTGGCCGATCCAAGCCAGGCAATGGCGCTGCTTGAAAAAGGCATCACAGCAATGAAATTCTTCCCTGCAGAAGCAGCGGGTGGTGTGCCAATGTTGAAATCAATCGGTGCGCCGATTCCACAAATCACCTTCTGCCCAACGGGTGGTGTTAACCAGAAAAATGTGAAGGACTATTACAGTCTTCCTAATGTAGGTTGTGTTGGTGGCTCATGGATGTGTGCTGCAAGCTTAGTTGATGCGGAAAACTGGGATGAAATTACTCGCCTTTCTGCTGAAGCGATTGAATTAGCGACTGCCTAA
- the edd gene encoding phosphogluconate dehydratase codes for MVHPVLEAVTNDVIERSKKTRDIYLARIDEAIQKGPHRAVLGCGNLAHGFAACSMSEKADLAADQKANIAIISSYNDMLSAHEPFKDFPAIIKKAATEAGGVAQFAGGVPAMCDGITQGQPGMELSLFSRDVIAMATAVGLSHNMFDAAMYLGVCDKIVPGLLIGALSFGHLPAVFVPAGPMPSGLPNKEKVRIRQLYAEGKVGRDELLKAESESYHSPGTCTFYGTANSNQMMVEMMGLHLPGSSFINPNTPLRDALTKRATEQALKFTALGDDYRPIGHMIDEKAILNALVGLLATGGSTNHTIHLIAIARAAGIIINWDDFDRLSKIIPLVTRIYPNGTADVNHFQAAGGMGVLIRELSKHGLMHTDIITIGDEKGMEQYTKEPTLKDGTLTWEEGPEASLDTDVIGSVPAPFATSGGLHLIKGNLGRGMSKISAVDPKHQVVEAPAMVFDNQDHVVEAFKRGEMNKDVIVVLRFQGPKSNGMPELHKLTPPLGVLQDKGFKVALVTDGRMSGASGKVPSAIHLCPECADGSILTKVRDGDMIRLDTQRGELNVLVDEEELNSRMACVLANTEHHYGMGRELFDSFRQGVSSAETGAINMFNVE; via the coding sequence ATGGTTCATCCAGTTTTAGAAGCCGTCACCAATGACGTCATCGAGAGAAGCAAAAAAACACGGGATATTTACCTGGCCCGTATTGATGAGGCAATTCAAAAAGGCCCTCATCGTGCTGTATTGGGCTGCGGTAATTTAGCTCATGGATTTGCTGCCTGCTCGATGTCAGAGAAAGCAGACTTAGCTGCTGATCAAAAAGCCAATATTGCGATTATCTCTTCCTACAACGACATGCTATCAGCGCATGAGCCGTTCAAAGATTTCCCAGCAATCATCAAGAAAGCAGCCACTGAAGCAGGTGGGGTAGCCCAGTTTGCTGGTGGTGTTCCAGCCATGTGTGATGGTATTACACAGGGTCAACCCGGCATGGAACTCTCACTTTTCAGTCGTGACGTTATCGCTATGGCGACGGCTGTTGGCCTAAGCCATAACATGTTTGATGCGGCAATGTACCTCGGTGTTTGTGACAAGATTGTTCCAGGTCTGTTGATTGGTGCATTGAGTTTCGGGCATCTACCAGCCGTTTTCGTTCCAGCCGGCCCTATGCCGAGCGGCTTACCCAATAAAGAAAAAGTACGTATTCGCCAGCTTTACGCTGAAGGCAAAGTAGGTCGTGATGAATTATTGAAAGCTGAGTCAGAGTCATACCACAGCCCGGGTACATGTACATTCTACGGCACAGCGAATAGTAACCAGATGATGGTTGAAATGATGGGGCTTCACCTTCCTGGTAGCTCATTCATTAATCCAAACACGCCACTGCGTGATGCATTAACCAAACGCGCAACCGAACAAGCACTCAAATTTACAGCATTGGGTGATGATTATCGTCCGATTGGTCACATGATCGATGAGAAAGCGATATTGAATGCCTTGGTTGGTCTGTTAGCCACAGGTGGTTCAACGAATCACACTATTCACTTAATCGCGATTGCACGTGCAGCTGGCATCATCATTAACTGGGACGATTTTGACCGTCTGTCAAAAATCATCCCATTAGTGACACGTATTTACCCGAACGGTACTGCCGATGTGAATCACTTCCAGGCTGCTGGTGGTATGGGTGTATTGATTCGTGAATTATCTAAACACGGCTTAATGCATACTGACATCATCACCATCGGTGATGAGAAAGGCATGGAGCAATACACTAAAGAACCGACACTGAAAGACGGTACTTTGACATGGGAAGAAGGTCCTGAAGCCTCACTTGATACTGATGTTATCGGTAGTGTTCCTGCACCGTTTGCTACAAGTGGTGGTTTACACCTTATCAAAGGTAATCTTGGTCGTGGTATGTCTAAGATATCTGCCGTTGATCCTAAACATCAGGTTGTTGAAGCACCTGCGATGGTCTTTGATAATCAAGACCATGTCGTTGAAGCATTCAAACGTGGTGAAATGAATAAAGACGTGATTGTTGTCCTGCGTTTCCAAGGACCAAAATCAAACGGTATGCCTGAGCTGCATAAACTGACACCACCATTAGGTGTATTACAGGATAAAGGCTTTAAAGTCGCGCTTGTGACTGATGGCCGTATGTCTGGTGCATCGGGTAAAGTGCCTTCTGCTATTCACTTATGTCCTGAATGTGCTGATGGTAGCATCCTCACCAAAGTACGTGATGGCGATATGATCCGTCTTGATACACAACGTGGTGAGTTGAATGTGTTGGTCGACGAAGAAGAACTGAACTCACGTATGGCTTGTGTACTGGCTAATACTGAACATCACTATGGCATGGGCCGTGAACTGTTTGATAGTTTCCGCCAAGGCGTTTCATCAGCTGAAACAGGTGCCATCAACATGTTTAATGTCGAATAA
- the trmB gene encoding tRNA (guanosine(46)-N7)-methyltransferase TrmB, translated as MTTETKAMRQIRSFVRREGRLTPGQQRALDNHWPIFGIEDDTDLSDLNALFGRTAPKVIEIGFGNGASLIEMAKNHPDHDYIGIEVHRPGVGQLLKGIDDEQLSNVRVACTDAVQLLKQRIKNQALARVQIYFPDPWHKKRHNKRRIIQPEFVNVLADKLEHGGHLHLATDWQDYAEQMLADVSSNTRFQNTSHDNTYIERPDYRPLTKFEQRGHRLGHGVWDLVFKRI; from the coding sequence ATGACAACTGAAACAAAAGCGATGCGACAAATACGTAGTTTTGTTCGCCGTGAAGGCCGTCTGACACCCGGACAACAGCGCGCTCTGGATAATCACTGGCCCATTTTCGGTATTGAAGACGACACAGATTTATCTGATCTCAATGCCCTTTTTGGTCGCACCGCACCTAAAGTTATCGAAATAGGTTTCGGTAATGGTGCCTCATTGATTGAGATGGCTAAGAATCATCCAGATCATGACTATATAGGTATAGAGGTTCATCGTCCTGGTGTCGGTCAGTTACTCAAAGGTATCGACGATGAGCAGCTGAGCAATGTCCGGGTTGCTTGCACCGATGCTGTTCAACTTCTTAAACAGCGCATCAAAAATCAGGCTCTCGCCCGTGTTCAAATTTACTTTCCTGATCCGTGGCATAAAAAGCGCCACAACAAACGGCGAATTATCCAGCCTGAGTTTGTCAATGTCCTGGCAGACAAATTAGAACATGGTGGCCATTTACATCTGGCAACAGACTGGCAAGATTATGCGGAACAAATGCTTGCAGATGTCTCCTCCAATACTCGTTTTCAAAATACAAGCCACGACAATACTTACATCGAACGTCCTGATTACCGTCCCCTGACCAAATTTGAGCAACGTGGTCATCGCTTGGGACATGGTGTCTGGGATTTGGTTTTTAAGCGGATATAA
- a CDS encoding OmpP1/FadL family transporter, with amino-acid sequence MKLNILKAPSFLLLSTMSSASFGAGFAIIEQSVTGLGRAFAGSAAAAEDGSTVFFNPAGLVYLKQAEMDFALNYIAPNTEFNNDGTSSPANGGDYGDAGNNAVVPNFYFAKPLNDKVAIGFGVTAPFGLVTEYNENWVGRYFAVKSDLKTINFNPSIAFKATDKLSIGFGVSAEYIDLTLSQMTDRFGAPDRKVKLEADDWGYGYNLGIMYQMTPETRLALAYRSKISHTLKGEGKVTIPTGEIEQNIQGDVDLPETLSLAIHHQLNDKWSVMADATMTRWSRFEELAIESDGGAFTDTKAEDWDNSMRYGIGLNYQYSDKWQFRTGIAYDETPVPNAERRTARIPDNDRKWLAIGATYNYSDNLVIDAGYAHLFASNPSIRESDGSHSLNGDYDVSVDLLGVQLRWLM; translated from the coding sequence ATGAAATTAAATATCCTAAAAGCACCCAGTTTCCTTTTACTCAGTACCATGAGCAGTGCTAGTTTTGGTGCAGGCTTCGCCATTATCGAGCAAAGTGTGACAGGCTTAGGAAGAGCTTTCGCCGGCAGTGCTGCAGCAGCTGAAGATGGCAGTACCGTATTTTTTAATCCTGCCGGTCTGGTATATCTAAAACAAGCCGAGATGGACTTCGCACTTAACTACATAGCACCCAATACCGAATTCAATAACGACGGTACAAGCTCTCCTGCAAATGGAGGTGACTATGGCGATGCAGGTAACAATGCAGTTGTACCTAACTTTTACTTTGCGAAACCACTTAATGACAAAGTCGCAATCGGCTTTGGTGTGACTGCTCCTTTTGGCTTAGTCACTGAGTATAACGAAAATTGGGTGGGTCGTTATTTTGCTGTGAAATCGGATCTCAAAACCATCAATTTCAATCCAAGCATTGCTTTCAAAGCGACAGATAAACTCTCTATTGGGTTTGGTGTGAGTGCAGAATACATTGATCTCACACTGTCACAGATGACAGATCGATTTGGCGCGCCTGATCGAAAAGTAAAATTGGAAGCGGATGACTGGGGCTATGGTTATAACTTAGGCATTATGTATCAGATGACGCCAGAAACACGTCTGGCGCTAGCTTATCGCTCTAAAATTTCGCATACGCTTAAGGGTGAGGGAAAAGTGACAATACCAACAGGTGAGATCGAACAAAATATTCAGGGCGATGTAGATTTACCCGAAACGCTCTCACTTGCTATCCATCATCAGCTTAATGATAAATGGTCCGTTATGGCAGATGCCACGATGACCCGTTGGAGCCGTTTTGAAGAGCTTGCCATTGAATCGGATGGCGGCGCCTTCACCGATACCAAAGCTGAAGACTGGGATAACAGCATGCGATATGGGATTGGTTTGAATTATCAATACAGTGATAAATGGCAATTTCGTACAGGGATTGCCTACGATGAAACACCCGTTCCCAATGCCGAACGACGCACTGCGCGAATACCTGACAATGACAGAAAATGGTTAGCGATTGGCGCGACCTATAACTATTCTGACAATCTGGTTATTGATGCAGGCTATGCCCATTTATTTGCAAGCAATCCTTCGATAAGAGAGTCCGACGGAAGTCATAGTCTTAATGGTGATTATGATGTCAGTGTTGATTTGTTAGGAGTTCAACTTCGTTGGTTAATGTAA
- a CDS encoding AMP-dependent synthetase/ligase, with the protein MSLDTTDYISIASAQTLYGLFRERHRKTPNSTAYSHFCADTQQWQTTTWSEAAQQIAIWQHALKSEGLSSGDRVALNLKNCQEWVFFDQAALSLGLITVPLYPDDRPDSLAFILQDADVRCLFLQNQHQWQRLKPSLSDEHQLKRVIIKTTGENILDAPAVYMNEWLRTDTNPGLIDWQADPHQLATIIYTSGTTGKPKGVMLSHYNILSVASASLECFQVRSDDLFLSFLPLSHTLERTAGYYLPMMTGARVAFSRGIPQLANDIQELKPSVLIAVPRIFERIYQRIQSSVSSQPWYKRLLLKLTSHIGWTSFLHAQRRHRWSPSFLVMPVLEKIVAKNIQALFGGQLRIAVTGGAAIPHHVAEFFIGIGINLLQGYGLTETSPVISVNRTSENEPFSVGQPIPSVEAKIGDNAELLVKSPGNMLGYWNNHKATANTIDAEGWLHTGDQARIAESGHIFITGRIKDILVLSNGEKVSPVDMEMAITRDELFEQALVLGEGKPFLSALVVLNAEQWLQLAQRLKLDAMNKNNLTDKSLQQHIIQRFRGLLHDFPAYAKIRRVHLTLSPWTIENGMLTPTLKIKRAKLVEANQQLIDEFYQN; encoded by the coding sequence ATGTCATTGGATACAACAGATTATATTTCTATAGCTTCTGCTCAGACTTTATACGGCCTATTCAGAGAGCGGCATAGAAAAACCCCCAACAGCACAGCCTATTCACATTTTTGTGCAGATACTCAACAGTGGCAAACCACCACCTGGTCAGAGGCTGCACAACAAATAGCTATCTGGCAACATGCGCTGAAATCAGAAGGTCTGAGCTCAGGCGACCGGGTCGCGTTGAATTTGAAAAATTGTCAGGAATGGGTGTTTTTTGATCAGGCAGCCTTAAGTCTTGGTCTCATTACAGTCCCACTCTACCCAGATGATCGGCCTGATAGCCTTGCTTTTATCTTGCAAGATGCTGATGTCAGATGTTTATTTCTACAAAACCAGCATCAATGGCAACGTCTGAAACCTTCGTTATCAGACGAACATCAGCTCAAACGTGTGATTATCAAAACTACTGGTGAAAATATACTTGATGCACCAGCTGTATACATGAACGAATGGTTGAGAACGGATACTAACCCGGGCTTGATTGATTGGCAGGCAGATCCTCATCAATTAGCCACGATCATCTACACTTCAGGCACCACAGGTAAACCCAAGGGCGTTATGCTCAGTCATTATAATATTTTGTCTGTTGCCAGCGCTTCACTTGAGTGCTTTCAAGTTCGGTCAGATGATCTTTTTCTATCCTTTCTCCCCCTATCGCACACACTGGAGAGAACGGCCGGTTACTATTTACCCATGATGACGGGGGCTAGAGTGGCTTTTTCCAGAGGCATTCCACAATTAGCCAATGATATTCAAGAGCTGAAACCCTCTGTATTAATTGCTGTACCACGTATTTTTGAACGCATCTATCAACGTATACAGTCTTCTGTGTCATCACAGCCCTGGTACAAACGCTTATTGCTCAAATTGACATCTCATATAGGCTGGACATCTTTTCTCCACGCTCAACGTCGTCACCGCTGGTCTCCTAGTTTCCTAGTCATGCCTGTATTAGAGAAAATAGTAGCCAAAAATATACAAGCCCTTTTCGGTGGGCAATTAAGAATAGCCGTGACTGGTGGGGCCGCTATTCCACATCATGTTGCTGAATTTTTCATCGGCATAGGGATCAATCTTTTACAAGGCTATGGTTTAACGGAAACAAGTCCCGTCATTAGCGTGAATAGAACTTCAGAAAATGAACCGTTTAGTGTGGGTCAACCTATCCCTTCTGTGGAAGCAAAAATAGGTGACAATGCCGAGCTTTTAGTCAAAAGCCCTGGCAATATGTTGGGTTACTGGAATAACCATAAAGCAACAGCGAATACCATTGATGCTGAAGGCTGGTTACATACAGGGGATCAAGCGCGTATAGCTGAGAGTGGACATATCTTCATTACCGGCCGAATTAAAGACATTCTGGTATTGAGTAATGGTGAGAAGGTCTCGCCAGTGGATATGGAAATGGCTATCACTCGTGATGAATTGTTTGAACAGGCCCTGGTATTGGGTGAAGGCAAGCCTTTTCTCTCTGCACTTGTTGTCTTGAATGCAGAACAGTGGCTTCAACTTGCACAAAGGTTGAAGCTAGATGCAATGAATAAAAATAACCTTACTGATAAAAGCCTGCAACAACATATCATTCAGAGGTTCAGAGGCTTGTTACATGACTTTCCTGCCTATGCCAAGATTCGCCGGGTGCATCTCACTCTCTCACCTTGGACAATAGAAAATGGCATGCTAACACCAACCCTGAAAATAAAACGTGCAAAACTTGTTGAGGCCAACCAACAACTTATTGATGAGTTTTATCAGAACTAA
- the folC gene encoding bifunctional tetrahydrofolate synthase/dihydrofolate synthase, with protein MRFSTLPQWLAWQEKLHFTEIDPGLDRIALVWQNMQGQTKLPFKLVTIAGTNGKGSSVAMTSSILMAAGYKTGTYTSPHLLAYNERIAINGQPCSDQQICDAFARIDEARGDISLTYFEFATLAAAEIFRLEKVDIAVLEVGMGGRLDAVNLFDTDIALITPIGLDHTAWLGDTREKIAYEKAGIIRPMTPVVCSETVPPSSLLEHARKQNAPLYKAGEAYQYSQLNEDSWSWQATGNEARVLPYPALVGDYQIQNAAAVVQVCELLKEQGLTITDTAILNGLKHVNLAGRFQEIKRDNVTLILDVTHNQQGAENLHKLLSQRNCKGKTYAVLAMLKDKDCQSVIQILQKDITHWFFAGLDGDRGMDAESLAAKAISSSELDNYNCYTTVNDAYQHALQKAETDDRILIFGSFHTVEAIMRILPEFHLKNK; from the coding sequence ATGCGGTTCAGCACATTGCCACAATGGTTGGCGTGGCAGGAAAAATTACACTTCACTGAAATTGATCCAGGCTTAGATCGTATCGCTCTTGTATGGCAAAACATGCAAGGGCAGACAAAGTTACCATTCAAATTGGTGACGATTGCTGGTACTAACGGTAAAGGTTCCTCAGTTGCTATGACCAGTAGCATTCTGATGGCGGCCGGTTATAAAACTGGGACCTATACTTCGCCACATCTGCTAGCGTATAACGAACGTATAGCTATCAACGGTCAACCCTGCTCAGACCAACAGATTTGTGATGCCTTTGCTCGTATCGATGAAGCACGTGGTGACATTTCACTCACTTATTTTGAGTTTGCCACACTGGCCGCGGCGGAAATCTTCAGGCTTGAAAAAGTGGATATTGCCGTCCTTGAAGTCGGTATGGGAGGGCGTTTGGATGCTGTCAATTTGTTTGATACAGATATCGCGCTTATTACCCCAATTGGGCTCGATCATACCGCCTGGTTAGGCGATACGCGTGAGAAAATCGCTTATGAAAAGGCGGGCATTATTCGCCCTATGACGCCCGTTGTCTGTTCAGAGACAGTGCCTCCCAGTAGTCTGCTCGAACATGCCCGGAAACAAAATGCGCCTTTATACAAAGCAGGTGAGGCGTATCAGTATTCACAATTGAATGAGGATAGCTGGAGCTGGCAAGCTACTGGAAATGAAGCCAGAGTATTACCTTATCCTGCCTTAGTGGGTGATTACCAGATACAAAATGCTGCAGCCGTCGTGCAGGTTTGTGAGTTGTTGAAAGAGCAGGGATTAACCATCACCGATACGGCTATTTTAAATGGACTGAAGCATGTCAATCTGGCTGGCAGATTTCAAGAGATAAAACGTGACAATGTGACGCTTATCCTTGATGTCACACATAATCAGCAAGGGGCTGAAAACCTTCACAAATTACTTTCACAGCGAAACTGTAAAGGTAAAACATATGCAGTGTTAGCCATGCTGAAAGATAAGGATTGTCAGTCGGTTATCCAGATCTTGCAAAAGGATATTACACATTGGTTTTTTGCAGGATTGGATGGTGACCGTGGTATGGATGCTGAGTCTCTGGCAGCAAAAGCAATATCTTCATCCGAGCTTGATAATTATAACTGTTACACCACCGTGAATGATGCCTACCAACATGCCTTACAGAAGGCAGAAACAGATGATCGGATTTTGATATTCGGATCATTTCATACTGTAGAGGCTATCATGCGAATTCTTCCTGAGTTCCACCTTAAAAATAAATAA
- the accD gene encoding acetyl-CoA carboxylase, carboxyltransferase subunit beta translates to MSWFERLLPSKIRTTVRSRSVPEGVWCKCPSCDNVLYRAELERNLMVCPKCDHHQRINARTRLESFLDEEDRKEIAAEVKPVDTLKFKDSKRYKDRLTQAQRTTGENDALLAMQGRVNGLPLVAVSFDFNFMAGSMGSVVGEKFVRAAKVALKNNIPLVCFSASGGARMQEGLLSLMQMAKTSAILTQLSNAGIPFVSVMTDPTMGGVSASLAMLGDINVAEPNALIGFAGPRVIEQTVRETLPEGFQRAEFLLEHGAIDMIIDRRQMRDRLSNILSMLQHRAA, encoded by the coding sequence ATGAGTTGGTTTGAAAGATTACTCCCATCCAAAATTCGTACAACTGTGCGAAGTCGTTCAGTGCCAGAAGGTGTCTGGTGTAAATGTCCAAGCTGTGACAATGTACTTTACCGTGCAGAACTTGAACGTAATTTGATGGTATGTCCTAAGTGTGATCATCACCAGCGCATTAATGCCAGAACACGGCTGGAAAGCTTTCTGGATGAAGAAGACCGTAAAGAAATCGCCGCTGAAGTTAAACCTGTCGACACACTGAAGTTCAAAGACAGTAAACGCTATAAAGATCGTCTTACCCAAGCACAACGAACAACAGGCGAAAACGATGCTTTGTTGGCAATGCAAGGTAGAGTCAATGGTTTACCATTAGTTGCAGTCAGTTTTGATTTTAACTTTATGGCTGGATCGATGGGATCTGTCGTAGGTGAAAAATTTGTTCGAGCAGCCAAAGTCGCGCTGAAAAATAATATTCCGTTGGTCTGTTTTTCTGCGAGTGGTGGTGCGCGCATGCAAGAAGGCTTATTGTCTTTAATGCAAATGGCTAAAACCAGTGCGATCCTGACTCAGTTAAGTAATGCAGGCATTCCATTTGTATCAGTCATGACTGATCCGACAATGGGTGGTGTATCTGCGAGTTTAGCGATGCTCGGTGATATCAATGTGGCTGAACCTAATGCGCTTATTGGTTTTGCTGGTCCACGTGTTATTGAGCAAACCGTCCGTGAAACACTCCCGGAAGGCTTTCAAAGAGCAGAGTTTCTGTTGGAACATGGTGCGATTGATATGATTATTGATCGTCGTCAAATGCGAGATAGATTATCCAATATCCTCAGCATGCTTCAGCATCGTGCAGCATAG